In Flavobacterium endoglycinae, one DNA window encodes the following:
- a CDS encoding OmpA family protein: MKKIVVTLAFALGLMNANAQTETSTPSNFNKWSIELAGGVNKPQKPFSDNYFTSTPSPWVGDFGVRYMFNNKFGLKADFGYNSLTNKSNSLDFDSRYYRVDLQAVANLGRIMNFETWTNTIGLLGHAGFGYAQLRNDVYKGADEMTNFIAGVTGQIKLSNRVALTGDFSTIFNASQDRSFDGAYLPNNRGFSGLLFNGTVGLNVYLGKNTKHADWVVTENSGNTDLSALENKVANLEEQIKKTPEKVIVDRPVTTNNTVVNDKDLLKEMINNEYYSVYFGFNKSTPIENSTAAIDVVLNYLRKNPSASLDIIGYADQVGKSDYNEKLSKARANSVKTILEKAGIASSRLNVTAAGADTSIQKDSEEARRLARRVTFRVK, encoded by the coding sequence ATGAAAAAAATTGTTGTTACTCTGGCATTTGCCTTAGGTTTAATGAATGCTAATGCACAAACAGAAACCAGTACTCCAAGCAATTTTAATAAATGGTCTATTGAATTGGCTGGAGGAGTAAACAAACCTCAAAAGCCATTTTCGGATAACTATTTTACAAGTACGCCTAGCCCGTGGGTTGGAGATTTTGGAGTTCGTTATATGTTTAACAACAAATTCGGTTTAAAAGCTGATTTTGGTTATAACAGTTTAACAAACAAAAGCAACTCTTTAGATTTTGATTCAAGATACTATCGAGTAGATTTGCAAGCTGTTGCTAATTTAGGACGCATTATGAATTTCGAAACATGGACTAATACAATTGGTTTATTAGGACATGCTGGTTTTGGTTATGCTCAACTAAGAAATGATGTGTACAAAGGAGCAGACGAAATGACTAATTTTATTGCTGGTGTTACTGGTCAAATAAAATTATCAAACAGAGTTGCTTTAACTGGAGATTTCTCTACTATTTTCAATGCATCTCAGGATCGTTCTTTTGATGGAGCTTATCTTCCAAACAACAGAGGTTTTTCTGGATTATTGTTTAATGGTACAGTAGGTTTAAATGTGTATTTAGGAAAAAACACAAAACATGCTGACTGGGTAGTTACAGAAAATTCAGGAAACACTGATCTTTCTGCATTAGAAAACAAAGTGGCTAATCTTGAAGAACAAATCAAGAAAACTCCAGAAAAAGTAATTGTTGACAGACCAGTTACTACTAATAACACTGTAGTTAACGACAAAGATCTTCTTAAAGAAATGATCAACAATGAGTATTACAGTGTGTATTTTGGTTTCAACAAATCGACTCCAATCGAAAACTCTACAGCTGCTATTGATGTTGTTTTAAATTATTTAAGAAAAAACCCATCTGCTTCACTTGACATTATTGGTTATGCTGACCAGGTAGGAAAATCTGATTACAACGAGAAATTATCAAAAGCTAGAGCAAATAGCGTTAAAACTATCTTAGAAAAAGCAGGAATTGCATCTTCAAGATTAAATGTTACTGCTGCTGGTGCTGATACATCAATCCAAAAAGATTCAGAAGAAGCAAGAAGATTAGCAAGAAGAGTTACTTTTAGAGTAAAATAA
- a CDS encoding HAD family hydrolase, with protein sequence MLHKTKIPNLKVIAFDADDTLFVNEPYFQETEHKFCALMEDYLSHQGISQELFKIEIANLPLYGYGIKGYILSMIEAAMNISNNTIPVEIIEKIIQYGKELLEKPIELLDGIEETLQALHGKYKLVVATKGDLKDQHSKLHRSGLGHYFHHIEVMSDKQEIDYQKLLGRLDIQASEFLMIGNSLKSDVLPVLGIGGYAVHIPFHTTWEHEKINHKVEHKHFSSFEKITEVVHNLL encoded by the coding sequence ATGTTACATAAAACTAAAATACCAAACCTAAAAGTAATCGCATTTGATGCCGATGATACTTTGTTTGTAAACGAACCTTATTTCCAGGAAACCGAACATAAATTCTGTGCTTTGATGGAAGATTATCTTTCGCATCAAGGCATTTCACAGGAATTATTCAAAATAGAAATTGCCAATCTGCCTTTATATGGCTATGGAATTAAAGGGTATATCCTTTCGATGATCGAAGCAGCCATGAATATTTCCAACAATACCATTCCTGTTGAAATCATTGAAAAAATCATTCAATACGGAAAAGAATTACTGGAGAAACCAATCGAACTTCTTGATGGAATTGAAGAAACATTGCAAGCTTTGCACGGAAAATACAAATTGGTAGTGGCTACAAAAGGCGATTTAAAAGACCAGCACAGCAAACTGCATCGTTCTGGTTTAGGACATTATTTTCACCATATTGAAGTCATGTCAGACAAACAAGAAATCGATTATCAAAAACTCCTAGGACGTTTGGACATTCAGGCAAGCGAATTTTTGATGATCGGAAATTCATTAAAATCAGATGTGCTTCCGGTTTTAGGAATTGGCGGATATGCCGTTCATATTCCGTTTCATACCACTTGGGAACACGAAAAAATCAATCATAAAGTTGAGCACAAACATTTCAGCTCATTCGAAAAGATTACAGAAGTAGTCCACAATTTACTATAA
- a CDS encoding chloramphenicol acetyltransferase — MKTLLDLENWKRKEHFEHFRKMEEPFFGATVEIDCTQAYQTAKKSNASFFIFYLHKTLTAVNAVENFKYRISEDKIYINDRIDASSTIGREDGTFGFSLIEYHPDFKTFEENALAEIKRVQNTKGLFTRSFDDDNLIHFSAIPWLNFTGLSHARSFTFPDSCPKISFGKMITSETGKRTMAMSVHVHHGLMDGLHLGKFVDCFQEEMNKS; from the coding sequence ATGAAAACACTTTTAGACCTAGAAAACTGGAAAAGAAAAGAACATTTCGAACATTTCAGAAAAATGGAAGAACCTTTTTTTGGAGCTACCGTCGAAATTGATTGTACACAGGCGTATCAAACAGCCAAAAAAAGCAATGCTTCTTTTTTCATTTTCTATTTACACAAAACACTAACGGCTGTAAACGCAGTCGAAAATTTTAAATACAGGATTTCCGAAGACAAAATATATATCAATGATCGTATTGATGCTTCATCGACAATTGGTCGTGAAGACGGAACTTTCGGATTTTCTTTAATTGAATATCATCCTGATTTTAAAACTTTTGAAGAGAATGCTTTAGCCGAAATCAAAAGAGTTCAAAATACCAAAGGACTATTTACAAGATCATTTGATGATGATAACTTGATTCATTTCTCGGCAATTCCGTGGTTAAACTTCACTGGACTTTCTCATGCCAGAAGTTTTACGTTTCCAGACAGCTGTCCAAAAATTTCCTTTGGAAAAATGATAACTTCAGAAACAGGAAAGCGTACCATGGCAATGTCTGTACATGTCCATCATGGTTTAATGGACGGATTACACTTAGGAAAATTTGTAGATTGCTTTCAGGAAGAGATGAACAAATCCTAA
- a CDS encoding single-stranded DNA-binding protein: MNAMKNRVQLIGNVGNDPEIKTLESGKKLAHLTIATNEIYRNDKGDKVEQTEWHRVTAWGKTAEIIEKFVVKGKEVAIEGKLTHRSYDDKNGEKKYITEVVVNEILLLSK, translated from the coding sequence ATGAATGCAATGAAAAACAGAGTACAATTAATTGGGAATGTAGGAAACGATCCAGAAATCAAAACACTAGAAAGCGGTAAAAAACTCGCACACTTAACCATCGCTACAAATGAGATTTACAGAAATGATAAAGGTGATAAAGTAGAACAAACGGAATGGCACCGAGTGACTGCTTGGGGCAAAACGGCAGAAATTATCGAAAAATTTGTGGTGAAAGGAAAAGAGGTGGCGATAGAAGGGAAGCTGACTCACAGAAGTTATGATGACAAAAACGGAGAGAAAAAATACATAACCGAAGTTGTTGTGAATGAGATTTTATTGCTGAGTAAATAA
- a CDS encoding DUF2461 domain-containing protein, with protein sequence MENPITIPQSSLDFLLQLKQNNNKPWFDENKPKYLIELDHIQNFADALLKELSKTDVLETTSGKKSVYRIYRDIRFSKDKTPFKTFWGGSYTRATSARRGGYYFHIEKGNTFLAGGFWGPNAADLKRIRSEFAHDYESFREILNSKTFKNTFGTLQGEQLKTTPKGFDADHPAIDLLRFKQFLIIKRFTDDEVLSQQFLQQALETFKNMRPFFDYMSEVLSTDINGAPVL encoded by the coding sequence ATGGAAAACCCAATTACAATACCTCAATCCAGTCTTGATTTTTTACTTCAGCTTAAACAGAATAATAACAAGCCTTGGTTTGACGAAAATAAACCGAAATACTTAATAGAATTAGACCATATTCAAAACTTTGCAGATGCTTTATTAAAAGAACTTTCCAAAACAGATGTTCTGGAAACAACTTCGGGCAAAAAAAGTGTTTACCGCATTTATCGTGACATTCGTTTTTCAAAAGACAAAACGCCTTTTAAAACTTTCTGGGGCGGTAGTTACACACGTGCAACCAGTGCAAGACGCGGCGGTTACTATTTTCACATTGAAAAAGGAAATACTTTTCTTGCCGGAGGCTTTTGGGGACCAAATGCTGCCGATTTGAAACGTATTAGAAGCGAATTTGCTCACGATTATGAATCATTTAGGGAAATATTAAATTCTAAAACTTTTAAAAACACCTTCGGAACGCTGCAAGGTGAACAGCTGAAAACAACTCCAAAAGGTTTTGATGCAGATCATCCAGCTATTGATTTACTTCGTTTCAAACAGTTTTTAATCATAAAACGTTTTACAGATGACGAAGTTTTGAGTCAACAATTTTTACAACAAGCTTTGGAAACTTTCAAAAACATGAGACCTTTCTTTGATTATATGAGCGAAGTACTTTCGACCGATATAAATGGTGCTCCAGTTTTATAA
- a CDS encoding ferritin, protein MLSKNIESALNRQIRIEAESSQTYLSMACWAEVHGLEGIAQFMYTQSDEERAHMLKLVKYVNERGGHAQITDLKAPRIAYSTFKEMFEELYNHELFVSKSINELVHITFEEKDYATHNFLQWYVSEQIEEEATAKSILDKINLIGEDKGGLYLFDRDIQQLTVTSSIAINPK, encoded by the coding sequence ATGCTATCAAAAAATATTGAATCAGCTTTAAACAGGCAAATCCGCATCGAAGCGGAATCTTCGCAAACGTATCTTTCTATGGCTTGTTGGGCTGAAGTACACGGATTGGAGGGAATTGCTCAGTTTATGTACACACAGTCAGACGAAGAGCGTGCACATATGCTTAAATTAGTTAAGTACGTAAACGAACGTGGAGGCCACGCACAAATTACAGATCTAAAAGCACCTAGAATAGCATATTCTACTTTTAAAGAAATGTTTGAAGAGCTTTACAATCATGAACTTTTTGTTTCGAAATCGATCAACGAATTGGTACACATCACTTTTGAAGAAAAAGATTATGCAACACATAATTTCTTACAATGGTACGTTTCTGAGCAAATTGAAGAAGAAGCTACTGCAAAGTCTATTTTAGATAAAATCAACTTGATTGGTGAAGATAAAGGCGGGCTATACTTGTTCGACCGTGATATTCAGCAATTAACAGTTACAAGTTCGATTGCTATTAATCCTAAATAA
- a CDS encoding DMT family transporter, producing MKLTKPRLALICGILCISIFPILVKLRLTPGLISAFYRMFFAVLLLLPYVLFSGNFKLPKLKFALLAVLCGVLFSSDVAVWNIAIQQSSATQASLLTNLSPVWVGVGSFLFLKSKPAVNFWIGTLVALFGMVTLVGFEFFIDLNFNQAFLFAVLSGILYSIYLLVSKNVLSQVDVLSFMTISLLASSIYLGILCYSLHEPFTGFSNAGWFVLVLQAVICQLCAWLSISYATQHMRATRVSLSLLSQAVITSILAWLFLEEKITLQMVFGGIILLFGIRITFYDKTISLKRLFSKN from the coding sequence ATGAAACTCACCAAACCAAGATTAGCCCTAATCTGCGGTATACTTTGCATATCGATTTTCCCAATATTGGTTAAATTACGTTTAACACCAGGATTAATCTCGGCTTTTTACCGAATGTTTTTTGCTGTTTTGCTTTTACTGCCTTATGTTCTTTTCAGCGGAAATTTTAAACTCCCAAAATTAAAATTTGCACTTTTAGCGGTACTTTGCGGCGTTTTATTTTCTTCGGATGTTGCTGTTTGGAATATTGCTATTCAACAATCAAGTGCAACTCAGGCTTCCTTGTTGACTAATTTATCTCCGGTTTGGGTAGGCGTTGGATCCTTTTTATTTTTAAAATCAAAACCTGCGGTCAATTTCTGGATTGGAACTCTGGTCGCTTTATTCGGAATGGTGACTTTGGTTGGATTTGAATTTTTTATCGATTTGAATTTCAATCAAGCTTTTCTGTTCGCTGTTTTATCAGGAATCTTATATTCGATCTACCTTTTAGTGAGCAAAAATGTCTTATCGCAAGTCGATGTTTTATCGTTTATGACCATTAGTTTACTAGCTTCCAGTATTTACTTGGGAATTTTATGTTATTCGTTACACGAACCTTTCACTGGATTTTCAAATGCAGGCTGGTTTGTATTGGTTTTGCAAGCCGTAATCTGCCAATTGTGTGCTTGGCTTTCGATTAGTTATGCAACACAGCACATGCGCGCAACGAGAGTTTCTCTGAGTTTATTAAGTCAAGCCGTAATTACCTCCATTTTGGCTTGGTTGTTTTTGGAGGAAAAAATAACTTTGCAGATGGTTTTCGGAGGAATTATTCTTCTTTTCGGAATCCGAATTACGTTTTACGATAAAACGATTTCTTTAAAACGATTGTTTTCTAAGAATTGA